In Buchnera aphidicola (Brachycaudus tragopogonis), the following are encoded in one genomic region:
- the flhB gene encoding flagellar biosynthesis protein FlhB encodes MNHNMNEEKTENPTEYRIKKFRKKGKTRYSRELSSLLVLLVGFISLWCYRDSIVVLFSKIMFHSFSFNKNVINDNNIFLEILFFFKNILFIFFPFLIFLFTIIIVPAISLSGIKLNFKSLEFNLKKLNLFNGLKRIFSFQIIIEFFKIVLKLLIVSCISFFYLYVSFTEILFLVHEYSISSLLHGCHIIATCCILVILGLIPIVFFDIFFQQFNYYKKLKMTYQEIKDELREKEGNPSIKIRIRQEMKAAIRRRMISDIPKADVIITNPIHYSIALKYDEKNMNAPKVIAKGIGEIAIKIQKLALENNISIIAAPSLARALYRYSEIGQYIPGALYQAVAEVLAWVWKVRKWKKEGGLFPEKPKNILVPSEFTFTGEHKQ; translated from the coding sequence ATGAATCATAATATGAATGAAGAAAAAACAGAAAATCCTACTGAATATCGTATTAAAAAGTTTCGTAAAAAAGGAAAAACAAGATATTCTCGTGAATTAAGTTCCTTATTAGTTCTGTTAGTTGGGTTTATAAGTTTATGGTGCTATAGAGATTCGATTGTTGTTCTTTTTAGTAAAATAATGTTTCATAGTTTTTCTTTTAATAAAAATGTTATAAATGATAATAATATTTTTTTAGAAATATTATTTTTTTTTAAAAATATATTATTTATTTTTTTTCCATTTTTAATATTTTTATTTACTATAATTATAGTTCCTGCAATTAGTTTAAGTGGTATAAAATTAAATTTTAAATCGTTAGAATTTAATTTAAAAAAATTAAATTTATTTAACGGGTTGAAAAGAATATTTTCTTTTCAAATAATAATAGAATTTTTTAAAATAGTATTAAAGTTATTGATTGTTAGTTGTATATCTTTTTTTTATTTATATGTTTCTTTTACTGAAATATTATTTTTAGTTCATGAATATTCTATATCTTCATTATTACATGGATGCCATATAATTGCTACGTGTTGTATTTTAGTTATATTAGGTTTGATTCCTATTGTTTTCTTTGATATTTTTTTTCAACAATTTAATTACTATAAAAAATTAAAAATGACTTATCAGGAAATAAAAGATGAATTAAGAGAAAAAGAAGGAAATCCAAGTATTAAAATAAGAATTCGTCAAGAAATGAAAGCAGCTATACGTAGAAGAATGATTTCAGATATCCCTAAAGCTGACGTAATTATAACTAATCCGATACATTATTCAATTGCTCTTAAATACGATGAGAAAAATATGAATGCACCTAAAGTTATAGCTAAAGGAATAGGTGAAATAGCTATTAAAATACAAAAATTAGCTTTAGAAAATAATATCTCTATTATTGCTGCGCCATCATTGGCTCGTGCATTATATCGTTATTCTGAAATAGGACAATATATTCCAGGAGCTCTTTATCAAGCGGTTGCAGAAGTTTTAGCATGGGTTTGGAAAGTACGTAAATGGAAAAAAGAAGGTGGTCTTTTTCCTGAAAAACCTAAAAATATACTGGTTCCGTCCGAATTTACTTTTACAGGAGAACATAAACAATAA
- the flhA gene encoding flagellar biosynthesis protein FlhA — protein sequence MINFSYFSRILKIFKTTQWQILAGPILILMILSMMVLPLAPFVLDVFFTFNIALSIVILLVSMFTRHTLEFTAFPTILLFSTLLRLALNVASTRVIFLNGHSGANAAGRVIESFGHFLVGGNFAIGIVVFIILVIINFIVITKGASRIAEVGARFILDAMPGKQMAIDADLNAGLIGEEQAKKRRIKITQEADFYGSMDGASKFVRGDAIAGILIMILNIFGGLIIGLIQHHMPLNKAAEVYTLLTIGDGLVAQIPALVISTAAGVIVTRVSTNQNVGEQMISQLFYNPQVILLSAIVLGVLGLVPGMPNIIFLIFTILLFVLSWWLYEKKHVLENDFSKSDKKYQLIQDSISEASWNDVTLEDPIRVEIGYNLAPMIDANKKDNLLDKIRIVRKKITQEIGFLPPLVRIKNNIHLLENNYRILIKGVEVGQGTCFYDKFMAIHSGRETEPLPFDKVYEPTFGLSGYWVDKEFKNKAQEKGYSVIESSTVISTHLNFLITNNINELFGRQEAQKLLEHVAIEMPKLTEDLIPNIINLTVLHKVLKNLLLENVPIRDMRTILETLSEYADSQKDPNELTSIVRIALSKIIVQKLFYKKNIIEVIGLESNLEKLLLNGLKGETNSIEPTLCETLLIKTKEAITQQLSIKAPLVLLVSHPLRHFLSKFLRQSFPELTVLSQFEISDIKKIKMSSIIGN from the coding sequence ATGATTAATTTTTCTTATTTTTCTCGCATTTTGAAAATTTTTAAAACGACTCAATGGCAAATACTTGCAGGTCCAATACTTATTTTAATGATTTTATCGATGATGGTTTTGCCATTAGCTCCTTTTGTTTTAGATGTTTTTTTTACTTTTAATATTGCTTTATCAATAGTAATTTTACTTGTTTCTATGTTTACTCGTCATACTTTAGAATTTACTGCTTTTCCAACAATTTTGCTTTTTTCAACATTATTGCGTTTAGCATTAAATGTAGCTTCTACTCGTGTTATTTTTTTAAATGGTCATAGTGGAGCTAATGCAGCAGGACGAGTAATTGAATCTTTCGGTCATTTTTTAGTAGGTGGAAATTTTGCTATTGGAATAGTTGTATTTATCATTTTAGTTATTATTAATTTTATCGTTATTACAAAAGGAGCTAGCCGAATAGCAGAAGTAGGTGCAAGATTTATATTAGATGCTATGCCAGGAAAACAAATGGCAATTGATGCTGATTTAAATGCAGGTTTAATTGGAGAAGAACAAGCAAAAAAACGTCGTATAAAAATCACGCAAGAAGCTGATTTTTATGGTTCTATGGATGGTGCTAGTAAATTTGTACGAGGTGATGCAATTGCTGGAATTTTAATAATGATTCTTAATATATTTGGAGGTTTAATTATTGGTTTAATACAGCATCATATGCCTTTAAATAAAGCTGCAGAAGTTTATACATTATTGACTATTGGAGACGGTTTAGTTGCTCAAATTCCAGCTTTAGTTATTTCTACTGCAGCAGGTGTAATTGTGACGCGAGTCAGTACTAATCAAAATGTTGGTGAACAAATGATTAGTCAACTTTTCTATAATCCTCAAGTAATTTTATTAAGTGCTATAGTATTGGGTGTTCTTGGATTAGTTCCTGGTATGCCAAACATTATATTTTTGATTTTTACTATTTTATTATTTGTTCTTTCTTGGTGGTTATATGAAAAAAAACATGTTTTAGAAAATGATTTTTCTAAATCTGATAAAAAATATCAATTGATACAAGATTCTATTTCAGAAGCATCTTGGAATGATGTTACATTAGAAGATCCTATAAGAGTAGAAATAGGTTATAATTTAGCACCAATGATTGATGCAAATAAAAAAGATAATTTATTAGACAAAATTCGTATAGTTCGTAAAAAAATTACTCAAGAAATTGGATTTTTACCTCCATTAGTACGTATAAAAAACAATATTCATTTATTAGAAAATAATTATCGTATTTTAATTAAAGGTGTAGAAGTAGGTCAAGGAACATGTTTTTATGATAAATTTATGGCTATTCATTCAGGTAGAGAAACAGAACCTTTGCCTTTTGATAAAGTATATGAACCTACTTTTGGTCTATCAGGTTATTGGGTCGATAAAGAATTCAAAAATAAGGCTCAAGAAAAAGGTTATTCTGTTATAGAATCTAGCACGGTTATTTCTACACATTTAAATTTTTTAATTACTAATAATATTAATGAATTGTTCGGTCGTCAAGAAGCTCAAAAATTACTTGAACATGTTGCTATAGAAATGCCAAAATTAACCGAAGATTTAATTCCAAATATAATTAATTTAACAGTTTTACATAAAGTTCTTAAAAATTTATTATTAGAAAATGTTCCAATACGCGATATGAGAACTATTTTAGAAACATTATCAGAATATGCAGATTCTCAAAAAGATCCCAATGAATTAACGAGTATTGTTCGTATTGCATTGAGTAAGATTATTGTACAAAAATTATTTTATAAGAAAAATATTATCGAAGTAATAGGATTAGAATCTAATTTAGAAAAATTATTATTAAATGGTTTAAAAGGAGAAACGAATTCTATAGAACCAACGTTATGTGAAACTTTACTAATAAAAACAAAAGAAGCTATTACACAACAATTATCAATAAAAGCTCCTCTTGTATTATTAGTTAGTCATCCTCTTCGACATTTTTTATCTAAATTTTTACGACAGAGTTTTCCAGAATTAACTGTTTTATCTCAATTTGAGATTTCCGATATAAAAAAAATAAAAATGAGTAGTATAATTGGAAATTAA
- the argS gene encoding arginine--tRNA ligase — translation MNLKNIIKKDIENILSQINPIKNYNPIIILNKRVQLGHYQLNNLIKIASILKLEPCKLSEIIIGGIKKKYIYQKITFSQPGFINFFIKNDWLSTELENIFTSPRLGIKRIKPKNIVIDYSSPNIAKEMHIGHLRSTIIGDVTARILHFLGHNVIRANHIGDWGTQFGMLIAYLENKKSITALQDNYFSLEKIEKFYCKAKKKYDSDQLFAKKSREYVVKLQNGDQRCHKIWKKLVSITMVENQKIYTRLNVTLRPDDTIGESFYNKMLPSIIEDLKNKKIAIEKNGSIIVFLKEFKNRLGQSMGVVIQKKDKGFLYSTTDIACFKYRYQILHADRIIYYTDSRQNQHLIQAWTIAKKANYIPENLLLEHHVFGMMLSKNKRPFKTRDGNTIKLSQLLNEATERAIHLIKNKKRYLHKKKLIHLAEVIGISAVKYADLSKSRNTNYIFDWDKMLSFEGNTAPYIQYAYTRIISIIEKSNIPIKKLKEKVILQKESEIHLAIKILEFEEIVLLISKKGTPHIMCKYLYQLATYFSSFYENCSILFAKKIKICKSRLKLSILTAKTLKKGLNMLGIKIVKKM, via the coding sequence ATGAATTTAAAAAACATAATAAAAAAAGACATAGAAAATATTCTATCACAAATAAATCCTATAAAAAACTACAATCCTATTATCATATTAAATAAAAGAGTACAGTTAGGTCATTATCAACTCAATAATCTGATAAAAATAGCTAGTATATTAAAATTAGAACCATGCAAATTGTCTGAAATCATTATTGGTGGTATCAAAAAAAAATATATATATCAAAAGATAACATTTTCTCAACCAGGATTTATTAATTTTTTTATTAAAAACGATTGGTTATCCACAGAATTAGAAAATATTTTTACCTCACCTCGTCTTGGTATAAAGCGCATCAAACCAAAAAATATTGTAATAGATTACTCTTCTCCAAACATTGCAAAAGAAATGCATATTGGACATTTAAGATCAACAATAATTGGTGATGTCACGGCAAGAATATTGCATTTTTTAGGACATAATGTAATTAGAGCAAATCATATTGGTGACTGGGGAACACAATTTGGTATGTTAATTGCATATTTAGAAAATAAAAAATCAATAACTGCATTACAAGACAATTATTTTTCACTAGAAAAAATAGAAAAATTTTACTGTAAAGCAAAAAAAAAATATGATTCAGATCAATTATTTGCAAAAAAATCTAGAGAATATGTAGTCAAATTGCAAAACGGAGATCAACGTTGTCATAAAATTTGGAAAAAATTAGTTTCTATTACCATGGTTGAAAATCAAAAAATATATACAAGACTTAACGTCACATTGAGACCAGATGACACTATAGGAGAAAGTTTTTATAACAAAATGCTTCCTAGCATAATTGAAGACTTAAAAAACAAAAAAATAGCAATTGAAAAAAATGGTTCTATAATTGTTTTTTTAAAAGAATTTAAAAATAGGTTAGGACAATCCATGGGAGTTGTTATTCAAAAAAAAGACAAAGGATTTTTATATTCTACTACTGATATTGCTTGTTTTAAATATAGATATCAAATACTACATGCCGATCGTATTATATATTATACTGATTCTCGTCAAAATCAACATCTGATACAAGCATGGACTATAGCTAAAAAAGCTAACTATATACCAGAAAACTTATTATTAGAACATCATGTATTTGGCATGATGTTATCAAAAAATAAACGTCCATTTAAAACTCGTGATGGAAATACTATAAAACTTTCTCAACTTCTTAATGAAGCAACAGAACGAGCCATCCATTTAATTAAAAATAAAAAACGATATCTACACAAAAAAAAACTTATTCATTTAGCCGAAGTTATAGGAATCAGTGCAGTAAAATATGCTGATTTATCTAAGAGTAGAAATACTAATTATATATTTGATTGGGATAAAATGCTTAGTTTTGAAGGTAATACAGCTCCTTATATACAATATGCTTATACAAGAATTATTTCTATAATAGAAAAATCTAACATCCCTATCAAAAAATTAAAAGAAAAAGTCATTTTACAAAAAGAAAGTGAAATTCATCTAGCTATAAAAATATTAGAATTTGAAGAAATTGTTCTGTTGATTTCTAAAAAAGGAACCCCTCATATTATGTGCAAATATCTTTATCAACTTGCAACATATTTTTCTAGTTTTTATGAAAATTGTTCTATACTTTTTGCTAAAAAAATAAAAATTTGTAAAAGTAGACTTAAATTATCTATTTTAACAGCAAAAACATTGAAAAAAGGACTTAATATGTTAGGTATTAAAATAGTAAAAAAAATGTAA
- the gloB gene encoding hydroxyacylglutathione hydrolase has product MILKKIPILDTNYVWILCNQNKFCIIIDPGSSKEVIQKIQENKWFPTAILLTHNHIDHVGGVKKIVQYYPNITVFGPKETIKNGCNNPVSGGDEIFLLNRKFYVYFTPGHTPGHISYYSKPYLFCGDTLFSGGCGRVYKDDYLNMFNSINFISFFPDFTMLCCSHEYTLSNLYFSTFIFPEDKKIQVYYKKIKKIIDSGKSSLPSYIIFEKKINLFLRTNDTFLKKYFGLKMNCTNFEVFMKLRLEKDCFVGAKRD; this is encoded by the coding sequence ATAATTCTAAAAAAAATACCTATATTAGATACTAACTATGTTTGGATTCTTTGTAATCAAAATAAATTTTGCATAATTATAGATCCTGGTTCATCTAAAGAAGTAATACAAAAAATACAGGAAAATAAATGGTTTCCTACGGCTATTTTACTAACTCATAATCATATTGATCATGTAGGAGGTGTAAAAAAAATTGTTCAATATTATCCTAATATAACTGTATTTGGACCTAAAGAAACAATAAAAAATGGTTGTAATAATCCTGTATCTGGTGGTGATGAAATTTTTTTATTAAATAGAAAATTCTATGTTTATTTTACTCCTGGTCACACTCCAGGTCATATTTCGTATTACAGTAAACCATATCTTTTTTGCGGAGATACTCTTTTTTCAGGTGGTTGTGGTCGTGTGTATAAAGATGATTATTTAAACATGTTTAATTCGATAAATTTTATTTCTTTTTTTCCTGATTTCACTATGTTATGTTGTTCTCATGAATATACTTTATCTAATTTATATTTTTCTACATTTATTTTTCCAGAAGACAAGAAAATTCAAGTTTATTATAAAAAAATAAAAAAAATAATAGATTCAGGTAAATCAAGTTTACCTTCTTATATTATTTTTGAAAAAAAAATTAATTTGTTTTTAAGAACAAATGATACATTTTTAAAAAAATATTTTGGATTAAAAATGAATTGTACTAATTTTGAAGTTTTTATGAAGTTAAGATTAGAGAAAGATTGTTTTGTTGGAGCTAAGCGGGATTGA
- the rnhA gene encoding ribonuclease HI, protein MLKIVKMFTDGSCLGNPGAGGYSTILRYKLHEKILTSGFYLTTNNRMELMAVISGLEFLNQSCIVEITTDSLYVKNGIVDWMPIWKKKEWKNNKKKLIKNIDLWLRVNDALKNHIVTWFWIKAHIGHKENERCDMIARQSARNPSIKDIYYENSKL, encoded by the coding sequence ATGTTAAAAATAGTTAAAATGTTTACGGATGGTTCTTGCTTAGGAAATCCTGGTGCCGGAGGCTATAGTACAATTTTACGTTATAAATTACATGAAAAAATATTAACTTCAGGTTTTTATTTAACTACTAATAATAGAATGGAATTAATGGCTGTAATTTCAGGGTTAGAATTTCTTAATCAATCTTGTATAGTAGAAATTACAACTGATAGTTTGTATGTCAAAAACGGAATTGTTGATTGGATGCCCATTTGGAAAAAAAAGGAATGGAAAAATAATAAAAAAAAACTTATAAAAAATATAGATTTATGGTTGCGCGTAAACGATGCCTTAAAAAATCATATAGTTACTTGGTTTTGGATTAAAGCGCATATAGGTCATAAAGAAAATGAAAGATGTGATATGATAGCACGTCAATCTGCTCGAAATCCTTCAATTAAAGATATTTACTACGAGAATAGTAAATTATAA
- the dnaQ gene encoding DNA polymerase III subunit epsilon, whose protein sequence is MNKKRTVILDTETTGISSIGLPHTNHRIIEIGAVEMINRRFTGNNFHVYLKPNRSIESGALKVHGITNDFLSDKPIFKDIAIEFFNYIKNSEIVIHNASFDLGFINQEFQMLNQNIKKIDVVCSIIDTLKIARTLFPGKKNTLDALCTRYKINKSHRNVHSAIIDAKLLGKLYLLMTSRQESLFFYDSFNNEKSFKKSDCLVKSKKYSLKILYASQEELKLHKQYLEYIKNKNIC, encoded by the coding sequence ATTAATAAAAAAAGAACAGTTATATTAGATACTGAAACAACTGGTATCAGTTCTATAGGTCTTCCTCATACGAATCATAGAATTATAGAAATTGGTGCTGTTGAAATGATTAACCGTCGTTTTACAGGAAATAATTTTCATGTTTATCTTAAACCTAATAGATCAATAGAATCTGGAGCATTAAAAGTACATGGTATCACAAATGATTTTTTATCGGATAAACCTATTTTTAAAGATATAGCTATTGAATTTTTTAATTATATTAAAAATTCTGAAATAGTTATTCATAATGCTTCATTTGATTTAGGATTTATAAATCAAGAATTTCAAATGTTAAATCAAAATATAAAAAAAATAGATGTTGTATGTTCTATAATTGATACATTAAAAATTGCTCGCACATTATTTCCTGGTAAAAAAAACACCTTAGATGCTCTTTGTACACGCTACAAAATAAATAAATCTCATAGAAATGTACATAGTGCTATTATTGATGCTAAACTTTTAGGTAAATTATATCTTTTAATGACTAGTCGTCAAGAATCTCTATTTTTTTATGATTCATTTAATAATGAAAAGTCATTTAAAAAATCAGATTGTTTGGTCAAATCAAAAAAATATTCTTTAAAAATATTATATGCTTCACAAGAAGAGTTGAAATTACACAAACAATATTTAGAGTATATAAAAAATAAAAATATATGTTAA
- the lpcA gene encoding D-sedoheptulose 7-phosphate isomerase, which translates to MYKKTICSELNSALKILQTFLKDKIQIYNIQKSAILIADAFKNGKKVISCGNGGSNCDAVHFAEELTSLYREKRSGYPAISVSDASYISAVGNDFGYDQVFSRYIESIGYSGDVLLAISTSGNSLNIIKAIKTAHKKNIKVVALTGNNGGRIQGLSDVEICIPYHGYSDRIQEMHIKIIHILILIIEKEMHILKK; encoded by the coding sequence ATGTATAAAAAAACAATTTGTTCTGAACTAAATTCTGCATTAAAAATATTACAAACTTTTTTAAAAGATAAAATACAAATATATAATATTCAAAAGTCTGCTATTTTAATTGCAGATGCATTCAAAAATGGTAAAAAAGTAATATCATGTGGTAATGGAGGATCAAATTGTGATGCAGTACATTTTGCAGAAGAGCTTACGAGTCTATATAGAGAAAAAAGATCTGGATATCCTGCAATATCCGTTTCAGATGCCAGCTATATTTCTGCAGTAGGAAATGATTTTGGATACGATCAAGTATTTTCTCGATATATTGAAAGTATTGGATACTCAGGTGATGTTTTACTAGCAATTTCTACTTCTGGAAATTCTTTAAATATCATAAAAGCAATCAAAACAGCTCATAAAAAAAATATAAAAGTTGTCGCTTTAACAGGCAACAATGGCGGTAGGATTCAAGGTTTATCCGATGTAGAAATTTGTATTCCTTACCATGGATATTCAGATCGAATACAAGAAATGCATATTAAAATTATTCATATATTAATATTAATTATTGAAAAAGAAATGCATATTTTAAAAAAATAA
- the gpt gene encoding xanthine phosphoribosyltransferase, which yields MSEKYIVTWDMLQIHTRKLANRLIKKKSWNGIIAVSRGGLVPSALLARELGIRCVDTVCISSYNYDYLKKKRKIIKKAEGNGEQIIVIDDLVDTGGTAKIIRNLYPKAYFVTIFAKPMGRLLVDDYVIDIPQNVWIEQPWDMSISYISPLVQTYKIRKTS from the coding sequence ATGAGTGAGAAATACATTGTCACCTGGGATATGCTTCAAATTCATACAAGAAAATTGGCTAATCGATTAATTAAAAAAAAATCTTGGAATGGAATAATTGCGGTAAGTCGAGGAGGTCTTGTTCCATCAGCTTTATTGGCAAGAGAGCTGGGAATTCGGTGTGTTGATACTGTATGTATTTCAAGTTATAATTATGATTACTTAAAGAAAAAAAGAAAAATAATTAAAAAAGCAGAAGGTAATGGAGAACAAATCATTGTAATTGATGATTTAGTCGATACTGGTGGAACTGCAAAAATTATTAGGAATTTATACCCCAAAGCATATTTTGTAACTATTTTTGCTAAACCTATGGGTCGTTTATTAGTAGATGATTACGTTATAGATATACCTCAAAATGTATGGATAGAACAACCGTGGGATATGTCAATATCTTACATTTCCCCTCTGGTTCAGACCTATAAAATCAGAAAAACATCTTAA
- the grpE gene encoding nucleotide exchange factor GrpE gives MINKDEEVKDEKIIKQEINKSEKYENNELIKKNLIESLENKLKESEKEIFEKEVIIEKEIMTVFKRSYNEIEKCRKFSLEKLLTDLLPISDSIERALDLIDNDELNKIFIDIKNKIISVNNLLKEFFLLFHVKKINTLNVPFDPSIHQAMSIQYSNEIEPNHIVTVMQPGYILYECRLLRPAMVIVSHKKI, from the coding sequence ATGATAAATAAAGATGAAGAAGTAAAAGATGAAAAAATAATAAAACAAGAGATAAATAAAAGTGAAAAATATGAAAATAATGAATTAATTAAGAAAAATTTAATTGAATCTTTAGAAAATAAGTTAAAAGAATCTGAAAAAGAAATATTTGAAAAAGAAGTAATTATTGAAAAAGAAATAATGACTGTCTTTAAGCGATCTTATAATGAAATTGAAAAATGTAGAAAATTTTCTTTGGAAAAATTACTTACAGATCTTCTTCCTATTTCAGACAGCATCGAACGTGCATTAGATTTAATAGACAATGATGAATTGAATAAAATTTTTATAGATATTAAAAATAAAATAATATCTGTTAATAATCTATTAAAGGAATTTTTTCTTTTATTTCATGTTAAGAAAATTAATACTTTAAATGTACCATTTGATCCATCTATTCATCAAGCCATGTCTATTCAGTACAGCAATGAAATAGAACCTAATCACATAGTAACAGTCATGCAACCTGGTTATATTCTTTATGAATGTCGTTTATTAAGACCAGCTATGGTTATAGTTTCTCATAAAAAAATATAA
- a CDS encoding RnfH family protein produces MKIIQNTVVYALPNKQYIYEINVQLGATVKNVILASNILHIVKNISLHNINVGIYNKLVHLNTITQDGDRIEIYRNLIIDPKERRRKKIFFHKN; encoded by the coding sequence ATGAAAATTATTCAAAATACGGTAGTATATGCGTTACCAAACAAACAGTATATTTATGAAATTAATGTTCAATTAGGTGCTACTGTAAAAAATGTTATTCTAGCATCAAATATATTACATATAGTAAAAAATATTTCATTACATAATATAAATGTAGGAATTTACAACAAATTAGTACATTTAAACACGATTACACAAGATGGAGATCGTATTGAAATTTATAGAAATTTAATAATTGATCCAAAAGAAAGAAGACGAAAAAAAATATTTTTTCACAAAAACTAA
- the smpB gene encoding SsrA-binding protein SmpB produces MLHKKKSHIGSSKIVINKKVYHNYFIEKVFQSGLVLEGWEVKSLRQGKVNISESYIVTDMNEMYLYNSLIQPLHVSSNNSFCNPTRKRKLLLHKNEINFLSTQKKNIGYTLISLSLFWKKSWCKLEFGLAKGKSVKDKRIDVKNKEWKKEKLKILKKTNMKI; encoded by the coding sequence ATGTTACATAAAAAAAAGTCTCATATAGGATCATCAAAAATTGTTATTAATAAAAAAGTATATCATAATTATTTTATAGAAAAAGTATTTCAATCAGGTCTTGTTTTAGAAGGTTGGGAAGTAAAATCTCTTAGACAAGGTAAAGTAAATATTTCTGAAAGTTATATTGTAACTGATATGAATGAAATGTATCTTTATAATTCTCTGATTCAACCTTTACACGTATCCTCTAATAATAGTTTTTGCAATCCTACTAGAAAAAGAAAGTTATTATTACATAAAAATGAAATTAATTTTTTATCTACACAAAAAAAAAATATAGGATACACATTAATTTCATTATCTTTATTTTGGAAAAAATCTTGGTGTAAATTAGAATTTGGATTAGCAAAAGGTAAAAGTGTAAAAGATAAAAGAATAGATGTAAAAAATAAAGAATGGAAAAAAGAGAAATTAAAAATACTTAAAAAAACAAATATGAAAATATAA
- the tadA gene encoding tRNA adenosine(34) deaminase TadA, translated as MIDKKDKKWMNVALKYACYAEKKGEVPIGAVLIFEERIIGVGWNSSIRKNDPTAHAEIMALRAAGKKTKNYRLIESTLYVTLQPCIMCCGAIINSRIKRLVFGAQYKKSDNKCSLKDIFLNSEKDYKLSIHKNVMESECSNILVEFFQKKRRSSLEH; from the coding sequence ATGATAGATAAAAAAGATAAAAAATGGATGAATGTTGCTTTAAAATATGCATGCTATGCTGAAAAAAAAGGTGAAGTTCCTATAGGTGCAGTATTAATTTTTGAAGAACGCATTATTGGAGTAGGATGGAATAGCTCTATTAGAAAAAATGACCCTACTGCGCATGCAGAAATTATGGCTTTACGCGCTGCAGGAAAAAAAACAAAAAATTACCGGTTGATTGAGAGTACACTATACGTTACCCTGCAACCATGTATTATGTGTTGCGGAGCGATTATAAATAGTCGTATTAAACGTTTGGTATTTGGTGCTCAATATAAAAAATCAGATAATAAGTGTTCTCTAAAAGATATTTTCTTAAATTCTGAAAAAGATTATAAATTAAGTATACACAAAAACGTTATGGAAAGTGAGTGTTCTAATATTTTAGTTGAATTTTTTCAAAAAAAAAGACGTTCTAGTTTAGAACATTAA
- the acpS gene encoding holo-ACP synthase, whose translation MSIIGIGTDIIEIVRIKNIFSHYGNRFAKRILSKIEWKKYIISKNPIHFLAKKFAGKEAASKALGTGINCGITFNQLEFYNNKFGKPKLRFLKKSLRKAKEIKCKSIHVSISDQRLYAYALVILES comes from the coding sequence ATGTCTATTATAGGTATAGGAACAGATATTATAGAAATTGTACGCATTAAAAATATTTTTTCTCATTATGGAAATCGATTTGCTAAAAGAATTTTATCTAAAATAGAATGGAAAAAATATATTATCAGCAAAAATCCAATTCATTTTTTAGCAAAAAAATTTGCAGGTAAAGAGGCAGCATCTAAAGCATTAGGAACAGGAATCAATTGCGGAATAACATTCAATCAATTAGAATTTTATAATAACAAATTTGGAAAACCCAAATTACGATTTTTAAAAAAATCGTTAAGAAAAGCTAAAGAAATAAAATGTAAATCTATACATGTAAGTATATCTGATCAAAGATTATATGCATATGCTTTAGTAATTTTAGAATCTTAA